One Lottiidibacillus patelloidae DNA segment encodes these proteins:
- the dnaK gene encoding molecular chaperone DnaK, which produces MGKIIGIDLGTTNSCVAVMEGGEAKVIPNPEGNRTTPSVVAFKNGERSVGEVAKRQAITNPNTIMSVKRHMGTDFKVEAEGKEYTPQEVSAIILQYLKSYAEDYLGEKVTEAVITVPAYFNDAERQATKDAGKIAGLDVKRIINEPTAAALAYGLDKEDEDATILVYDLGGGTFDVSILELGDGLFQVKSTAGDNRLGGDDFDQVIIDYLVEEFKKENGIDLAKDKMAMQRLKDAAEKAKKDLSGVTQTQISLPFITADATGPKHLELSLSRAKFEALSADLVNRTLEPTKRALNDAGLSASEIDKVILVGGSTRIPAVVEAIKNLLGKDPSKGVNPDEVVAVGAAIQGGVLTGDVKDVVLLDVTPLSLGIETMGGVFTKLIERNTTIPTSKSQVFSTAADNQPSVDIHVLQGEREMAAGNKTLGRFQLNDIPPAPRGVPQIEVTFDIDANGIVNVRAKDLGTNKEQSITITSSTGLSEEDIEKMVQDAEANAEADKKLKEEAELRNEADHLVFTTEKTLKDLEGKVDEEQVNKATEAKDKVKKALEENNLEEVKAAKEELQTIVQELSTKLYEEAAKQAQAAQGDAQGADAQAKDDNVVDADYEEVNDNKEK; this is translated from the coding sequence ATGGGTAAAATTATCGGTATTGACTTAGGAACAACTAACTCATGCGTAGCAGTAATGGAAGGAGGAGAAGCGAAAGTAATTCCTAACCCGGAAGGAAATCGCACGACACCATCTGTTGTTGCATTTAAAAATGGCGAACGTTCTGTAGGTGAAGTAGCAAAACGTCAAGCAATTACAAATCCAAACACAATTATGTCAGTTAAAAGACATATGGGAACTGATTTCAAAGTTGAAGCTGAAGGTAAAGAATATACACCGCAAGAAGTTTCAGCTATTATCCTACAATACTTAAAATCTTATGCAGAAGATTATTTAGGTGAAAAGGTAACAGAAGCTGTTATTACAGTTCCTGCTTACTTTAATGATGCTGAGCGTCAAGCGACTAAAGATGCAGGTAAAATTGCAGGTTTAGATGTAAAACGTATTATTAACGAACCTACTGCTGCAGCTTTAGCTTACGGTTTAGATAAAGAAGATGAAGATGCAACTATTCTTGTATATGACCTTGGTGGTGGTACGTTTGACGTATCTATCCTTGAACTAGGTGATGGATTATTCCAAGTTAAATCTACTGCAGGTGATAACCGCCTAGGTGGGGATGACTTTGACCAAGTTATTATCGATTATTTAGTAGAAGAGTTCAAAAAAGAAAACGGCATTGATTTAGCTAAAGATAAAATGGCGATGCAACGTTTAAAAGATGCAGCTGAAAAAGCGAAAAAAGATTTATCAGGTGTAACACAAACTCAAATCTCTTTACCATTCATCACTGCAGATGCAACTGGACCTAAGCATTTAGAGCTTTCTTTAAGCCGTGCGAAGTTTGAAGCGTTATCTGCTGACTTAGTAAACCGCACATTAGAGCCAACAAAACGCGCATTAAATGATGCTGGATTAAGTGCTAGTGAAATTGATAAAGTTATCTTAGTTGGTGGATCAACTCGTATCCCTGCTGTAGTAGAAGCAATTAAAAACTTATTAGGAAAAGACCCAAGTAAAGGTGTAAACCCTGATGAAGTAGTTGCTGTAGGTGCTGCAATTCAAGGTGGAGTATTAACTGGTGATGTTAAAGACGTAGTATTATTAGACGTTACACCACTTTCTTTAGGAATTGAAACAATGGGTGGCGTATTTACAAAACTTATTGAGCGTAATACAACAATTCCTACAAGTAAGTCTCAAGTGTTCTCTACTGCTGCTGACAATCAGCCTTCAGTAGACATTCATGTTCTTCAAGGTGAGCGTGAAATGGCTGCAGGAAATAAAACGTTAGGAAGATTCCAATTAAATGATATTCCTCCAGCACCACGTGGTGTTCCACAAATCGAAGTAACTTTTGACATTGATGCTAACGGAATCGTTAATGTTCGTGCGAAAGATTTAGGAACGAATAAAGAACAATCAATTACAATTACATCTTCTACTGGATTAAGTGAAGAAGATATCGAAAAAATGGTTCAAGATGCAGAAGCAAATGCTGAAGCAGATAAGAAGTTAAAAGAAGAAGCGGAACTTCGTAATGAAGCGGATCACTTAGTATTCACTACTGAAAAAACTCTAAAAGATTTAGAAGGTAAAGTAGATGAGGAGCAAGTGAACAAAGCTACAGAAGCGAAAGATAAAGTTAAAAAAGCATTAGAAGAAAATAACCTTGAAGAAGTGAAGGCAGCTAAAGAAGAATTACAAACAATTGTTCAAGAGCTTTCTACAAAGCTTTATGAAGAAGCTGCAAAGCAAGCTCAAGCTGCACAAGGTGATGCTCAAGGCGCTGACGCTCAAGCGAAAGATGACAATGTAGTCGACGCTGATTATGAAGAAGTAAACGATAATAAAGAGAAGTAA
- the dnaJ gene encoding molecular chaperone DnaJ, translating into MSKRDYYEVLGVDKNASKDEVKKAYRKLARKYHPDVNKEADASDKFKEATEAFEVLSDPQKKAQYDQFGHTDPNQGFGGGDFGGGGFGDIFDMFFGGGGRRNPNAPRQGSDLQYTMSVSFEDAVFGKEVEIEIPKEEECKTCHGSGAKKGTSPETCSHCGGSGQLNVEQNTPFGRVVNRRVCHHCQGTGKFIKEKCNDCRGAGKVKVNKKINIKVPAGIDDGQQLRVSGHGEPGVNGGPAGDLYVVFHVKPHEFFERHGDDIYCEMPLTFTQAALGDEIEVPTLTGKVKLKVPAGTQTGTSFRLKGKGVPNVRGYGQGDQHVKVRVITPKKLSDEQRDLLRKLAELSGNDMPDEQNESIFAKVKRAFKG; encoded by the coding sequence ATGAGTAAACGAGATTACTATGAGGTTCTCGGTGTAGATAAAAATGCCTCAAAAGATGAAGTGAAAAAGGCATATCGTAAGCTTGCTCGAAAATATCATCCAGATGTTAATAAAGAAGCAGATGCTTCAGATAAATTTAAAGAAGCAACAGAAGCATTTGAAGTGTTAAGCGATCCACAAAAAAAGGCGCAATATGATCAATTCGGTCATACAGATCCAAACCAAGGCTTTGGTGGAGGAGACTTTGGCGGCGGCGGATTCGGTGATATTTTTGATATGTTCTTTGGTGGTGGAGGGCGTCGTAACCCTAATGCACCTCGTCAAGGTTCTGATTTGCAATATACGATGTCCGTATCTTTTGAAGATGCAGTCTTTGGCAAGGAAGTTGAAATCGAAATTCCAAAAGAAGAAGAATGTAAAACGTGTCATGGTTCTGGAGCGAAAAAAGGAACTTCGCCAGAAACATGTTCACATTGTGGTGGCTCAGGTCAGCTAAATGTAGAACAAAATACACCATTTGGTCGTGTTGTAAATCGACGCGTATGTCATCACTGTCAAGGTACAGGGAAGTTTATTAAGGAAAAATGTAATGATTGCCGTGGGGCAGGTAAAGTTAAAGTTAATAAGAAAATCAATATTAAAGTTCCAGCAGGTATCGATGATGGACAACAATTACGAGTTTCTGGACATGGTGAGCCAGGCGTAAATGGTGGACCTGCAGGTGATTTATATGTCGTATTCCATGTAAAACCTCATGAGTTCTTTGAACGTCATGGTGATGATATCTATTGTGAAATGCCTTTAACATTCACTCAGGCAGCGCTTGGTGATGAAATAGAAGTACCTACTTTAACAGGAAAAGTTAAATTAAAAGTTCCGGCAGGTACCCAAACAGGAACTAGCTTCCGCTTAAAAGGGAAGGGTGTTCCAAATGTCCGTGGATATGGTCAAGGCGATCAACATGTTAAAGTAAGAGTGATTACTCCGAAAAAACTTTCAGACGAGCAGCGTGATTTATTAAGAAAGTTAGCAGAACTAAGTGGTAATGATATGCCAGATGAACAAAATGAAAGCATCTTTGCAAAAGTTAAACGTGCATTTAAAGGTTAA
- the deoC gene encoding deoxyribose-phosphate aldolase produces MATLNIEKYIDHTALKADIKHEDIKKLCEEAKTYGFYSVCVNPTWVATCRELLKGSNVEICTVIGFPLGATTPETKAFETKNAIENGATEVDMVINIGALKDGNDQLVLDDIRAVVGEARGKALIKVIIETSLLSQEEKIRACQLSVQAEADYVKTSTGFSTGGATVEDIKLMREVVGPEIGVKASGGVRDKESAEAMIAAGATRIGASTGVAIMEGKVAVSQY; encoded by the coding sequence GTGGCGACGTTAAATATTGAAAAATATATCGATCATACAGCTCTAAAGGCAGATATAAAACACGAAGATATTAAAAAACTTTGTGAAGAAGCTAAGACGTATGGGTTTTATTCTGTTTGTGTCAATCCAACATGGGTGGCTACTTGTCGCGAATTGTTAAAAGGATCCAATGTTGAAATATGTACAGTTATTGGCTTCCCTTTAGGCGCGACAACTCCTGAGACAAAAGCATTTGAAACGAAGAATGCTATTGAAAATGGAGCAACAGAAGTGGATATGGTTATCAATATAGGCGCGTTAAAAGATGGCAACGATCAATTAGTGCTAGACGATATACGAGCAGTTGTTGGAGAAGCGAGAGGAAAAGCGTTAATAAAAGTTATTATTGAGACTTCCCTTTTATCACAAGAAGAAAAAATTCGAGCGTGTCAGCTTTCCGTTCAAGCCGAAGCAGACTATGTAAAAACATCTACAGGATTTTCTACAGGTGGAGCAACTGTCGAGGATATTAAACTTATGCGTGAGGTTGTAGGGCCAGAGATAGGTGTTAAAGCCTCTGGTGGTGTCCGTGATAAGGAATCAGCAGAGGCAATGATAGCTGCTGGAGCAACGCGTATAGGGGCAAGTACAGGTGTTGCCATTATGGAAGGTAAAGTAGCTGTATCTCAATATTAA
- the hrcA gene encoding heat-inducible transcriptional repressor HrcA, translated as MLTDRQLFLLQVIIDDYISNAQPVGSRSIAKRENVKLSPATIRNEMSDLEELGFLEKTHSSSGRVPSEKGYRFYVDNLLSPKALDKSDVKNIKSVFAEHIYEFEQVIQQSAQILSSITSYTSILLGPEVFETKLKHMQIIPLSDATAVTIFVTDTGHVEKKTVSIPKGIKLEEIEKVVNILNQKLKGVPIVNLNNMIFKEVAEVLKVHLQNYEDIMKLITGSFESKKPDKIYYGGKTNILSQPEFNDIEQVRTLLNTIEQQDLVYEWLKPNANGIIVNIGQENQLKEMHNCSVITASYSLADQHMGTIAILGPTRMEYSRVISLLELFSNDLTKLLTKTYYPK; from the coding sequence ATGTTAACAGATCGTCAACTTTTTCTTCTCCAAGTAATAATTGATGACTATATCTCGAATGCTCAACCAGTAGGCTCAAGGTCTATTGCGAAAAGGGAAAATGTAAAGTTAAGTCCGGCGACAATCCGAAACGAGATGTCTGATCTAGAAGAATTAGGTTTTTTAGAAAAAACACACAGTTCTTCTGGAAGAGTACCATCTGAAAAAGGCTATCGTTTTTATGTAGACAACTTACTTTCCCCAAAAGCATTAGACAAAAGCGATGTAAAAAATATTAAGTCAGTATTTGCTGAACATATTTATGAGTTTGAACAAGTCATTCAGCAATCTGCACAAATACTATCATCTATTACGAGCTATACGTCAATTCTACTTGGACCAGAAGTGTTTGAAACAAAGCTAAAGCATATGCAAATAATACCTTTGTCGGATGCAACAGCTGTAACGATTTTTGTTACAGACACAGGTCATGTTGAAAAGAAAACCGTATCAATTCCAAAAGGGATTAAGCTTGAAGAGATTGAGAAAGTCGTAAATATTTTGAATCAAAAGTTAAAGGGAGTACCGATTGTTAATTTAAATAATATGATCTTTAAAGAAGTTGCCGAGGTGCTTAAAGTACATCTGCAAAATTACGAAGATATTATGAAATTAATAACAGGCTCTTTCGAAAGCAAAAAACCAGACAAAATATATTATGGCGGTAAAACAAACATTCTATCTCAGCCTGAATTCAATGATATTGAACAAGTTCGAACATTGCTAAATACGATTGAACAACAAGATTTAGTTTATGAATGGCTAAAGCCTAATGCAAACGGAATTATTGTAAATATTGGTCAGGAAAATCAGTTGAAAGAGATGCATAACTGCAGTGTAATAACGGCATCCTATTCGTTAGCAGATCAGCATATGGGAACGATAGCTATTTTAGGACCTACGAGAATGGAATATTCACGAGTTATAAGTTTACTTGAGCTATTTTCAAATGACCTTACAAAACTATTAACCAAAACATACTATCCTAAATAA
- a CDS encoding 16S rRNA (uracil(1498)-N(3))-methyltransferase, with product MQRYFVENQSIQNEIVTITGDDVKHIAKVMRMNEGDKIICCNESAQAAICEIEEITNAHITARIVEWVKESSELPVKVTIVQGLPKGDKLDYVMQKGTELGAVAFQPFSAKRSVVKWDAAKVSKKTARLQKIVKEAAEQSHRSIVPKVMDVISLKELLLLSESYDYKLVAYEEEAKAGEVKKLAQVLQNMKQGETVLAVFGPEGGLSEEEVDQLTKNGFTSCSLGPRILRAETAPLYLLSAVSYQTELLG from the coding sequence ATGCAAAGATACTTTGTTGAAAACCAATCTATTCAAAATGAAATAGTGACGATAACTGGCGACGATGTAAAGCATATAGCAAAAGTGATGAGAATGAATGAAGGTGACAAAATTATTTGTTGCAACGAATCAGCTCAAGCGGCAATTTGTGAAATTGAAGAAATTACTAATGCGCATATTACTGCTCGTATTGTAGAATGGGTAAAGGAATCGAGTGAATTACCTGTCAAAGTTACAATTGTTCAAGGACTGCCAAAAGGTGATAAATTAGATTATGTCATGCAAAAAGGAACCGAATTAGGTGCAGTTGCATTTCAACCTTTTTCCGCAAAGCGTTCAGTAGTGAAATGGGATGCTGCAAAAGTTAGTAAGAAAACAGCGCGTTTGCAAAAGATTGTAAAAGAAGCTGCCGAACAATCACATCGTTCAATAGTACCAAAAGTTATGGATGTCATTTCGTTAAAAGAATTATTACTTTTAAGTGAATCTTATGATTATAAATTAGTTGCTTATGAAGAAGAAGCCAAAGCGGGCGAAGTAAAAAAACTTGCGCAAGTTTTGCAAAACATGAAGCAAGGGGAAACTGTATTAGCAGTATTTGGACCAGAAGGTGGTCTTAGTGAAGAGGAAGTTGATCAATTAACTAAGAATGGCTTCACTTCTTGTAGTTTAGGTCCTAGAATCTTAAGGGCTGAAACTGCTCCTTTATATTTACTATCTGCAGTTTCATATCAAACAGAATTGTTGGGGTGA
- a CDS encoding GatB/YqeY domain-containing protein: MSLLDKLNQDMKQAMRNKDKDTLSVIRMVKASLQNEALKNGADSLSADDELTVLNRELKQRKDSLQEFLNANREDLAEKVKTEIAVLQVYMPEQLSEEELLSIINDTIAEVGASTKSDFGKVMGALMPKVKGKADGSLVNQLVKQQLS; this comes from the coding sequence TTGTCTCTTCTTGATAAGTTAAATCAAGATATGAAACAAGCAATGAGAAACAAAGATAAAGACACGTTGTCTGTCATCCGTATGGTAAAAGCTTCTTTGCAAAACGAAGCTTTAAAAAACGGAGCTGACAGTCTCTCAGCAGATGATGAGCTTACTGTCTTAAATCGAGAATTAAAACAAAGAAAAGACTCCCTCCAAGAGTTCCTAAATGCGAATCGTGAAGATTTGGCTGAAAAAGTAAAAACGGAAATTGCCGTTTTACAAGTTTACATGCCAGAGCAACTATCAGAAGAAGAATTATTATCTATAATAAATGATACAATTGCTGAAGTTGGTGCTTCAACTAAGTCTGACTTTGGTAAAGTAATGGGTGCGCTGATGCCGAAAGTTAAAGGTAAAGCAGACGGCTCATTAGTTAATCAGCTAGTAAAACAGCAATTATCGTAA
- the grpE gene encoding nucleotide exchange factor GrpE, translated as MVTCFFKEVKFVENVDKTTTNDVQNNDTEEVTNEEVVQGEVVTEDETTEELTTEQKKIIDLESKVDELNNRVLRTQADFDNYRRRAKIEQETAAKYRAQSLVEEIIPALDNFERALAVQIDNEQGKTLLQGMEMVYRQLVEALSKEGVTEIEALGQQFDPHMHQAVMQVEDESHESNSVVEVLQKGYKLKDRVIRPAMVKVNA; from the coding sequence ATGGTTACATGCTTTTTTAAGGAGGTGAAATTCGTGGAAAATGTAGATAAAACAACAACGAATGACGTGCAAAACAATGATACAGAAGAGGTCACGAATGAAGAGGTTGTTCAGGGTGAAGTAGTTACAGAAGATGAAACTACTGAAGAACTTACAACTGAACAAAAGAAAATAATCGACCTAGAAAGTAAAGTTGATGAACTTAATAATAGAGTTCTAAGAACACAAGCAGATTTTGATAATTATCGCCGCCGTGCCAAAATAGAACAAGAAACGGCTGCTAAATATAGAGCACAATCATTAGTTGAGGAAATTATTCCAGCTTTAGATAATTTTGAACGAGCACTAGCAGTTCAAATCGATAATGAGCAAGGGAAAACATTACTTCAAGGAATGGAAATGGTATATCGCCAGCTTGTTGAAGCTTTGTCAAAAGAAGGGGTAACTGAAATTGAAGCACTTGGGCAACAATTTGATCCCCATATGCATCAAGCAGTGATGCAAGTAGAAGACGAAAGTCATGAATCAAATAGTGTAGTTGAAGTTTTACAAAAAGGGTATAAGTTGAAAGATCGAGTAATTCGACCAGCAATGGTAAAAGTGAATGCATAA
- the prmA gene encoding 50S ribosomal protein L11 methyltransferase, translating into MKWSEICIHTTQEAVEPVSNILHEAGASGVVIEDPDDLVKERDTTFGEVYQLDPDDYPTEGVILKAYLPVTSFLGETVEEIRQSINNLITYNIDIGRNTVSISEVNEEEWATAWKKYYKPVKISEHITITPTWEDYKPVKTDELIIELDPGMAFGTGTHPTTVMCLQAIEKKISAGDHVIDVGTGSGVLSIAAAKLGARQVDAYDLDEVAVKSAILNTKLNKVKETVNVKQNNLLDNIEGPVDMVVANILAEVIVRFVSDAASILKPGGIFITSGIIQRKKQEVKDCLLENGFKIEETIQMEDWAALIAVKK; encoded by the coding sequence ATGAAATGGTCAGAAATTTGTATTCATACGACGCAAGAAGCGGTTGAGCCTGTTTCAAACATTCTTCATGAGGCAGGAGCTAGCGGAGTTGTAATTGAGGACCCGGATGATTTAGTAAAAGAAAGAGATACAACTTTTGGTGAAGTCTACCAACTTGATCCTGATGATTATCCTACAGAAGGTGTAATTTTAAAAGCCTACTTACCAGTCACTAGCTTTTTAGGAGAAACTGTGGAAGAAATCCGTCAATCAATCAACAACCTCATCACTTATAACATTGATATTGGTCGTAACACCGTCTCAATTAGTGAAGTAAATGAAGAAGAATGGGCAACAGCTTGGAAGAAATATTATAAACCTGTTAAGATTTCAGAACACATCACAATTACTCCTACTTGGGAAGATTATAAACCGGTCAAGACAGATGAGTTAATCATTGAATTAGATCCAGGAATGGCTTTTGGCACAGGAACCCATCCAACAACTGTAATGTGTTTACAAGCAATTGAAAAGAAAATATCCGCGGGTGACCATGTCATAGATGTTGGGACTGGCTCGGGTGTATTAAGTATTGCTGCTGCAAAATTAGGTGCACGTCAAGTAGATGCTTATGACTTAGACGAAGTTGCTGTTAAATCTGCAATTCTCAATACAAAACTTAACAAAGTAAAAGAAACTGTAAATGTGAAGCAAAACAATTTGCTAGATAATATTGAAGGCCCAGTAGATATGGTTGTTGCTAACATTTTAGCTGAAGTCATTGTTCGCTTTGTGTCAGATGCTGCATCAATATTAAAGCCAGGTGGAATCTTTATTACTTCTGGTATTATCCAAAGGAAAAAGCAAGAAGTAAAAGATTGTTTGCTTGAAAACGGTTTTAAAATTGAAGAAACAATTCAAATGGAAGATTGGGCAGCATTAATTGCTGTTAAAAAGTAA
- the rpsU gene encoding 30S ribosomal protein S21: MSNETKVRKNESLEDALRRFKRSVSKSGTIAEVRKREFYEKPSVKRKKKSEAARKRKF; encoded by the coding sequence ATGTCAAATGAAACGAAAGTACGTAAAAATGAATCGTTAGAAGACGCTCTTCGTCGCTTTAAACGCTCTGTTTCTAAATCCGGTACAATCGCAGAGGTTAGAAAACGTGAGTTCTATGAAAAGCCAAGTGTAAAGCGTAAAAAGAAATCTGAAGCGGCTAGGAAGCGTAAGTTCTAA
- a CDS encoding Na/Pi symporter, producing MPEILSFFAVYLTVFIFGMTVMRLGMEMLAKDKIKKILLRLTSSPFMGVVAGTLLTGILQSSSAVMVITIGLVATGLLTFPRSLGIILGANIGTTFTTEIITFDISNGVIPLLVGGAFFILLRKQVFFNIGCMMFGLGSIFVAMAGFEQLASSIEKLTLVTSVFNYANELHYVGIGIGTVVTAVIQSSTATTGIIMSFLKQNSLSVDAGIAIMLGSNIGTCITAFIASIGTKKEAKLVAYAHIWLNLLGVIIFYPFISSLGNLAEYLTAIPDVQLAHASLLFNVICTVVALPFIHLFSKFIIKLHGANDKNLSPF from the coding sequence GTGCCCGAAATACTATCATTTTTTGCTGTGTATTTAACTGTTTTTATCTTTGGTATGACTGTAATGCGACTCGGAATGGAAATGTTAGCGAAAGATAAAATTAAAAAGATCTTACTTCGCCTTACTAGTTCACCATTTATGGGGGTTGTTGCAGGTACACTATTAACTGGTATTTTACAAAGCAGTTCAGCAGTAATGGTCATTACGATTGGACTGGTTGCGACTGGTTTATTAACATTCCCAAGGTCATTAGGGATTATTTTAGGTGCAAATATCGGTACAACATTTACAACAGAAATAATTACTTTTGATATTTCAAATGGTGTAATTCCATTATTAGTCGGTGGCGCATTCTTCATTTTGTTGAGAAAACAAGTATTTTTTAACATTGGTTGTATGATGTTTGGGCTTGGCTCCATCTTTGTTGCGATGGCAGGGTTTGAGCAACTAGCTTCATCTATTGAAAAGCTAACATTAGTAACATCTGTTTTCAATTATGCCAATGAGCTTCATTATGTGGGGATCGGAATTGGAACTGTCGTAACAGCAGTAATTCAATCAAGCACGGCAACCACGGGGATAATAATGAGCTTTTTGAAACAAAATTCATTATCGGTTGATGCTGGTATTGCCATCATGTTAGGCTCTAATATTGGCACATGTATTACAGCTTTTATTGCTAGCATCGGCACAAAAAAAGAGGCGAAACTTGTTGCTTATGCACATATTTGGTTAAATTTACTAGGTGTAATCATTTTCTACCCTTTCATTTCCTCTTTAGGAAACTTAGCAGAATACTTAACGGCAATACCAGATGTTCAATTAGCTCACGCTAGTTTACTTTTCAATGTTATTTGTACGGTAGTAGCTCTTCCATTTATTCATTTATTTTCTAAATTTATTATCAAATTACACGGTGCAAACGATAAAAACCTTAGCCCATTTTAA
- the mtaB gene encoding tRNA (N(6)-L-threonylcarbamoyladenosine(37)-C(2))-methylthiotransferase MtaB, protein MPTVAFHTLGCKVNHYETEAIWQLFQNEGYERSDFEKSADVYVINTCTVTNTGDKKSRQVIRRAIRRNPDAVICVTGCYAQTSPAEIMAIPGVDIVVGTQDRTKMLEYIEQFKREREPINGVGNIMKTRVYEELDVPSFTDRTRASLKIQEGCNNFCTFCIIPWARGLMRSRDPEDVLKQAQQLVDAGYKEIVLTGIHTGGYGEDMKDYNLAQLLRDIESKVVGLKRLRISSIEASQITDEVIEVLKESTTVVRHLHIPIQSASNSVLKRMRRKYTMEFFGERLDRLREALPDLAITSDVIVGFPGETDEEFQETYDFIKKYNFAELHVFPYSKRTGTPAARMDDQVDENVKNDRVHRLIELSNQLAKQYASMFEDEVLEVIPEEKLKEGNAGQLVGYTDNYLKVVFKGDEDLIGALVKVKITKAGYPYNEGLFVRLLEDERIEKIS, encoded by the coding sequence ATGCCGACGGTTGCCTTTCATACATTAGGTTGTAAAGTCAATCACTATGAAACAGAAGCAATCTGGCAGTTGTTTCAAAATGAAGGATATGAACGTTCTGATTTTGAAAAATCTGCCGATGTTTATGTTATCAATACATGCACAGTAACGAATACAGGAGATAAAAAAAGTCGTCAAGTAATTAGGCGTGCAATTCGTCGCAACCCTGATGCTGTTATTTGTGTTACAGGTTGTTATGCACAAACTTCTCCTGCTGAAATAATGGCAATACCAGGAGTAGACATTGTCGTTGGGACGCAAGATCGGACAAAGATGCTTGAATACATTGAACAATTTAAGCGTGAACGAGAGCCAATAAATGGTGTTGGCAATATTATGAAAACACGTGTTTACGAAGAGCTAGATGTCCCTTCTTTCACAGATCGTACAAGAGCTTCTCTTAAGATTCAAGAAGGCTGTAATAACTTTTGTACATTTTGTATTATTCCTTGGGCGCGTGGTTTAATGCGTTCACGTGACCCAGAAGATGTGTTAAAACAAGCTCAACAGCTTGTTGATGCAGGTTATAAAGAGATCGTTTTAACAGGTATTCATACAGGTGGTTATGGTGAAGACATGAAGGACTACAATTTAGCTCAATTGTTACGGGATATTGAGTCTAAAGTAGTCGGTTTAAAACGTTTGCGTATTTCATCAATTGAAGCAAGTCAAATTACTGATGAAGTCATTGAAGTATTAAAAGAATCAACGACTGTTGTACGTCATTTACACATACCGATTCAATCAGCTTCCAATAGTGTATTAAAACGTATGCGTCGTAAATATACGATGGAATTCTTTGGCGAAAGACTAGATCGTTTACGTGAAGCATTACCAGATTTAGCAATAACATCTGATGTTATCGTTGGTTTCCCTGGTGAGACGGATGAGGAATTCCAAGAAACGTACGACTTTATTAAAAAGTATAATTTTGCTGAATTACATGTATTCCCATATTCTAAGCGTACAGGAACTCCAGCTGCACGCATGGATGATCAAGTGGATGAGAATGTAAAAAATGACCGAGTTCATCGCTTAATTGAACTTTCAAATCAATTAGCGAAGCAGTATGCTTCAATGTTTGAAGATGAAGTATTGGAAGTAATCCCTGAGGAAAAACTTAAAGAAGGTAACGCTGGTCAGTTAGTCGGATACACTGATAACTATTTAAAAGTAGTATTTAAAGGTGATGAAGACTTAATTGGTGCACTTGTGAAAGTGAAAATAACAAAAGCGGGCTATCCTTACAATGAAGGGCTTTTCGTTCGTTTATTAGAAGACGAGAGAATTGAAAAGATTTCATAA